In Primulina eburnea isolate SZY01 chromosome 14, ASM2296580v1, whole genome shotgun sequence, the following proteins share a genomic window:
- the LOC140811594 gene encoding pentatricopeptide repeat-containing protein At1g03540-like, with protein MNLFFKRHFTQNHASPQSTPSQIIQFCKAGLISDAITLLNSLTNHKKIVSKQILYATIVHSSIKSLNFTLGLQLHCHIIKSGLQTDRYVGNILLALYFKLGSDFNDTRKLFDGLYYKDVVSWSSMISGYIRAGKPRDSINLYLDMLDYGIDPNAFTLSAVVKACAELGELKLGKCLHGLVMKCGLEFNSVIVGALIDMYGRSFEPGDCHKLFDGMVEPDAICCTSVISAFTRSNLYREALGMFCLMSRKYGFLPDWFTFGSALTALGNLERLKQGKEVHAQVITGGFSVNVFVDSSLVDMYAKCGLVEDSQHVFDRMDSKNSISWCALLGGYCRKGDFERVIDLFRNMEIDLYSFGTVLRACSGLAAEKLGKEVHGQYLKRGGWRDVVVESALVDLYAKCGCVDFAHRIFLDMSVKNLITWNAMISGFAQNGRGGEAVKLFDQMIKKRIKPDYISFIGVLFACSHSGLVDEGHNYFISMSDNYGIKAGIEHYSCMVDLLGRCGKIEEAEELIMNSEFRNDSSLWASLLGACATSTDPTVAERIAEKMIELKPDFHLSYVLLANIYKAVGRWKDSQKILNRMQKRGVKKTPGKSWIDNSILNPSLSVNSLDIPEEIYEWR; from the coding sequence TATGCCACAATTGTACACTCTTCCATCAAATCCTTGAACTTCACCCTCGGCCTTCAGCTCCACTGCCACATCATAAAGTCCGGCCTTCAAACTGATCGTTATGTTGGTAACATTCTTTTAGCCCTGTATTTCAAACTTGGTTCAGATTTTAACGATACTCGAAAACTCTTTGATGGGTTATACTACAAGGATGTCGTTTCTTGGAGCTCGATGATATCAGGGTACATTCGTGCAGGAAAACCCCGTGATTCCATTAATTTGTATCTTGATATGCTGGATTATGGCATTGACCCGAATGCTTTCACTTTATCAGCGGTGGTCAAAGCTTGTGCAGAGCTGGGGGAATTGAAATTGGGGAAATGCTTACATGGGTTGGTGATGAAATGTGGGCTTGAGTTTAATAGTGTTATTGTTGGTGCTTTGATTGATATGTACGGGAGGAGTTTTGAGCCAGGGGATTGTCACAAGCTGTTCGATGGAATGGTTGAACCAGATGCCATTTGTTGTACCTCTGTGATTTCTGCGTTCACCCGGAGCAATTTGTACAGGGAGGCATTGGGAATGTTCTGTTTGATGTCTAGGAAATATGGGTTTCTTCCAGATTGGTTTACTTTCGGGAGTGCTTTGACCGCTTTGGGGAATTTAGAAAGACTGAAGCAAGGAAAAGAAGTGCATGCACAAGTTATCACTGGTGGGTTTAGTGTGAATGTTTTTGTTGATAGTAGTTTAGTAGATATGTATGCAAAATGTGGGTTGGTGGAAGACTCACAGCACGTTTTTGATAGAATGGACAGTAAGAACTCAATTTCATGGTGCGCATTGCTTGGGGGATACTGTCGGAAGGGCGACTTTGAAAGGGTTATTGACTTGTTCCGGAATATGGAAATTGATCTTTACAGTTTCGGTACGGTTCTACGTGCCTGTTCTGGTTTGGCTGCTGAGAAGCTTGGAAAGGAGGTGCATGGACAATATTTGAAGAGGGGTGGCTGGAGAGATGTGGTGGTGGAATCGGCTTTGGTTGATCTATATGCTAAATGTGGCTGCGTGGATTTTGCTCACAGAATTTTCTTGGACATGTCTGTTAAAAATCTGATTACTTGGAACGCGATGATCAGTGGATTTGCTCAGAATGGGAGAGGTGGAGAAGCTGTTAAACTATTTGATCAGATGATTAAAAAAAGAATTAAACCGGACTACATAAGTTTTATTGGAGTTCTATTTGCTTGCAGCCATAGCGGTTTGGTTGACGAAGGGCATAATTATTTCATCTCAATGTCTGACAACTATGGGATCAAAGCTGGAATCGAACATTATAGCTGCATGGTTGATCTTTTAGGTCGTTGTGGAAAGATAGAAGAAGCTGaagaattgattatgaattcgGAATTCAGAAATGACTCATCCCTTTGGGCTTCTCTGCTTGGCGCTTGTGCTACCTCTACTGATCCAACTGTTGCGGAACGGATTGCTGAGAAAATGATTGAACTGAAACCTGATTTTCACTTAAGTTATGTACTACTGGCTAACATTTATAAGGCAGTGGGTCGGTGGAAAGATTCTCAAAAAATTTTGAACCGAATGCAGAAAAGAGGGGTGAAAAAGACTCCTGGAAAGAGTTGGATTGATAACAGTATACTGAATCCATCCCTTTCGGTGAATTCTCTTGATATTCCCGAAGAGATCTATGAATGGCGATAA